GTCGTGCTCGTCTTCGCGCCCATCCTCGTGAAAGCCGCGCGGCTGCTCCATGTCTCGTGCGTTCCCTATCTCTTTGCGCTTCCCATCGGCGCCAACGTGGGAAGCGTCGCCACGCTCGTGGGAAACCCCCAGAACGCCTACATCGGGCTTGCAAGCGGCGTGTCGTTCGTCGACTTTGCCGCGCGCCTTGCGCCGCTTGCCGCCGCCGCGCTTGCGCTTGCGCTTCTGGCCACGCTCGCATTCTTCCGTCGCGAGCTCGCCGCGCCGTTTGATCGCGCGGCCGTCGACGCGCTCGCCAAGCCGCCGCTCGACCCCGTGCTTGCGCCCGTCGTCGTCGCCATCGCCGCCGCCACGTTTGCCGGCTTTGTCGCAAGCTCCTTCCTGCCCTTGCCGCTGCATCTTGTCGCGCTGGCCGGCGGCGTTGCCGTCGCGCTCGCGGGCCTCCTGCGCGGCCCCCGGTTCCCCGCGCGCATCGTCGGGAACGTCGACTACTCGATCCTCGTCCTCTTCGCCGGCCTGTTCGTGCTCGTCGCCGGCGTGCGCGAGAGCGGGCTCCTCTCCGCCATGGAGCACGCCTTGCTCGGAGGCGAGGTGATCCCGCTGCGACTGGCGGCCGTCACGGCCGTCCTCTCGAACCTCGTCTCGAACGTGCCCGCGGTCGTGCTCCTGGCCGAACACGTCAGCGCCTCGGGCGCCGGCTCCGACGCGTGGCTGCTCCTTGCCGCCGCAAGCACGCTTGCCGGAAACGCAACGCTCCTTGGCTCCGCCGCCAACCTCATCGTGGCGGAGACCGCCCGCGGCATGGGCGAGGAGTTCGACCCGTGGCGCTTTGCGAAGCTCGGCGTCCCGCTGTCGATCGCGACGATCGCGCTTGCCGTGTGGTGGCTGTCCTAGAACTCCGCAAGTCCGGACTGCCCTGCGCGCCGATGCGGCGTCGTCTCGCCCAGCAAGCCCATGGTCTCGAGCGCGTTGCGCACGGCCTTGCCGCCGGGGTGGTTGTTGAAGTACGCGCGCGTGGCGCGGACCTTGCGCGACGCGGCGCGGATCTCGTCGGCAAGCGGCGCAAGCTCCGCGGGGCCGTACACGTAGTCGTAGCGCGCGTGGCGTCCACCCTCGGCCTCCTCGCTTCCCGTCTCCCACGCGCCGGGGTTTCTCCCGTGGAAGCGGAAGTACGCGTGCGGCCCCGTCGCGTCGACGACGCGCGGGAACCACGGGCAGCCGTCCACGGCTGCGAGCGCGGCGCCGTGCTCGCGCAGCGCGTCGCGGGCTTCGCCGGCCAACAGAACGTCCTCGCCCGCCGGCGCGTCGAGCGCGGAGCCCGGCGGAGCGCGAGACGCGCTCCCCGAGGCGGCAGCCGAGGGGCTTTTACTGCGCACGTGCGCAGTAACCCACGTCGGATTGCGGAACTCGACGGCCGCCGGGATCCCGCGCGCGGCAAGCAAGCCCAGGCACCGCGAAAGGCTGCGCGTCTCACGCTCGCCGTGCGCAAAGCGCGGCGCCAGCTGCAGGAGCGCGGCGCCAAAGAGGCCGCGCTCGGAGAGCGGCTTTGCGACCTCGCGATGGAAGGCTTCGACGCCGTCGGCCATGGCAAGATCGTCGCCGGCGACCATGGCGCGGTGCGTGACGTCCTGCGGGACCTTCGCCGAGTACTCGAAGTCGCCGCCAAGCGCGCGCGCCTTGTCGATCCACGCGCGCACAGTCGCGGGCGGCGGGAGGCGGTAGAAGGTGCTGTTGACCTCGACCGTGGGGAAGCGCCGGGCGTACTCGGAGAGCCAGGCTTCGGGCTTGCCGGCCATCGGTTTTGGGTAGACGGGGCCCACCCAGTCGTCGTAGGACCAGCCGGACGTGCCGACGAGGATCAACGTTCCGGGATCGCCAGGTCGTCTCAAACGCCTTGCCGTGGGCCTCGCCCGCCCGTTTCTCCCTTCGTCCGCCCGTGTCAGGGTACAAATACGAACATCGTTCCAGTACAGTGCTGATGGCAACGAATCTCAGCGCGGGCAAGGAACCCCTCGCCCCCACCGGCGAGTACCCGCATCTCGACGCGATCCTGCGGGACGACCTGTTCCGCCCCATCGTCCGCATGAACGCGGTGGGCATCCCCGAGTTTCCCATGTTCATCGGCGGCAAGTG
This window of the Candidatus Thermoplasmatota archaeon genome carries:
- a CDS encoding SLC13 family permease → MLLSAGILVVTFALLLARRVARGTFVLRRPWIAAAGGLAMVLALQVSPQAALSAIDLPTLALLLGMMTVVAGLEIAGLFDRLSVEIVRRARNGRALLAGTMVASAVLSALVLNDAVVLVFAPILVKAARLLHVSCVPYLFALPIGANVGSVATLVGNPQNAYIGLASGVSFVDFAARLAPLAAAALALALLATLAFFRRELAAPFDRAAVDALAKPPLDPVLAPVVVAIAAATFAGFVASSFLPLPLHLVALAGGVAVALAGLLRGPRFPARIVGNVDYSILVLFAGLFVLVAGVRESGLLSAMEHALLGGEVIPLRLAAVTAVLSNLVSNVPAVVLLAEHVSASGAGSDAWLLLAAASTLAGNATLLGSAANLIVAETARGMGEEFDPWRFAKLGVPLSIATIALAVWWLS
- a CDS encoding DUF72 domain-containing protein, whose protein sequence is MILVGTSGWSYDDWVGPVYPKPMAGKPEAWLSEYARRFPTVEVNSTFYRLPPPATVRAWIDKARALGGDFEYSAKVPQDVTHRAMVAGDDLAMADGVEAFHREVAKPLSERGLFGAALLQLAPRFAHGERETRSLSRCLGLLAARGIPAAVEFRNPTWVTAHVRSKSPSAAASGSASRAPPGSALDAPAGEDVLLAGEARDALREHGAALAAVDGCPWFPRVVDATGPHAYFRFHGRNPGAWETGSEEAEGGRHARYDYVYGPAELAPLADEIRAASRKVRATRAYFNNHPGGKAVRNALETMGLLGETTPHRRAGQSGLAEF